In one Lentisphaerota bacterium genomic region, the following are encoded:
- a CDS encoding IS256 family transposase yields MDTRVLLRQVGLDRISDIGATTFRDFVRDAMREMIARVMAEEVHQLCGARYRPETGARRYRAGSSPGYVLHDGQRMEVVRPRVRERTPAEATTEVKLATYEAAQDPTVLQGHLLEALRCGVSSREQKRLRGDRTPGTSRSEVSRLWLAEGKRLLGEFRSRRIERDDWLALLLDGLALGGDLLAVVALGIAADGTKMLLDFEIGASENAEVAKGLLARLQARNFRPAAGCRLLSVLDGSDALKQAVVAYWPEAVTQRCLVHKERNLRRYLPKRHWGELAGLFDRLRKAQGEKAGREALRAIEAFLADKNAAALASFHEAGEDLIAVHKLEVPATLNGSLLSTNLIENPFRNVRRKIGRVTRWRAETDQPSRWLSYALLEAERGFRRIRHHGDLPQLAAALKRKECAAAG; encoded by the coding sequence ATGGATACGAGGGTGCTGTTGAGGCAGGTGGGGCTTGACAGGATATCGGACATCGGGGCCACGACCTTCAGAGATTTTGTTCGAGACGCGATGCGCGAGATGATCGCGAGAGTGATGGCGGAGGAGGTGCACCAGCTTTGTGGGGCGCGCTATCGTCCGGAAACAGGGGCGCGCCGCTATCGTGCGGGCTCGTCGCCGGGATATGTCTTGCACGATGGCCAGCGCATGGAGGTCGTTCGCCCGCGCGTTCGGGAGCGTACGCCGGCGGAGGCGACGACGGAGGTCAAGCTTGCGACTTATGAGGCGGCGCAAGATCCGACCGTGCTTCAAGGCCATCTGCTGGAAGCGCTGCGCTGTGGAGTAAGCAGCCGGGAGCAGAAGCGGCTGCGTGGAGACCGTACGCCGGGGACGAGCCGCAGCGAGGTCTCGCGGCTTTGGCTTGCGGAGGGGAAGCGCCTGTTGGGCGAGTTCCGTTCCCGCAGGATTGAGCGGGATGATTGGCTGGCGCTGCTTCTGGATGGCCTGGCCTTGGGTGGCGATCTGTTGGCCGTCGTGGCCTTGGGAATTGCGGCCGACGGGACCAAGATGCTCTTGGACTTCGAGATCGGCGCCTCGGAGAACGCGGAGGTGGCCAAGGGACTTCTGGCGCGCCTGCAGGCGAGGAACTTTCGCCCTGCCGCCGGTTGCCGGCTGCTGTCGGTTCTGGATGGATCCGATGCGCTGAAGCAGGCGGTGGTGGCCTACTGGCCAGAGGCGGTAACGCAGCGGTGCCTGGTGCACAAGGAGAGGAATCTGCGGCGCTACCTGCCCAAACGGCACTGGGGAGAGCTGGCCGGGTTGTTCGACCGCCTGCGTAAAGCCCAGGGCGAGAAGGCTGGACGCGAGGCCTTGCGAGCCATCGAGGCTTTCCTGGCCGACAAGAATGCGGCCGCCCTGGCCAGTTTCCACGAGGCGGGCGAAGATCTGATCGCCGTCCATAAACTCGAAGTCCCGGCCACACTCAACGGGAGTCTCTTGAGCACGAATCTGATCGAGAACCCGTTCCGGAATGTCCGGCGCAAGATCGGCCGGGTGACGCGCTGGCGGGCAGAGACCGATCAGCCCTCGCGGTGGCTGTCCTACGCATTGCTGGAGGCGGAGCGTGGCTTTCGCAGAATCAGGCACCATGGCGACCTTCCCCAGCTGGCGGCGGCTCTGAAGCGAAAGGAGTGCGCGGCAGCGGGGTGA